The region GTTTGCAACAACTTaataatattttgcaatttatataaagcaaaaacaatattttcatagattcattatattatatacacttttgtgtaatcttttaaatacttttatataacatataatatatacaatacatatatattacatatacgctattttacatacatatacgtGTATTTGTACGTATATACAGGGTGATGCACATAGTTGGACTCACTTGGATAATAACTCGAATAATTAAATACTAACTTTTTGGGAAAATTGATTCAGATGAATGTTGAATAGTTCGAAGGAGGCCACCCTGTAATCTCATACATATTATATGTACGACATTATATGCATATAAAGAATAACAAACCAATTGAAATCGAGATTCgatttacatatataaaaagtTTGAAGCATGTACCAAAGTTCCTCCATATTATTCACATCCCATAACGTCGTCCTTTCATCATCTCCAGCTGTAGCAATTTTAGTACCATCCGGTGACCATCGACAAACACGGATACCGGATCCCGAATTCACGAAGGAAGATTTTGCTTGAGAACCGTTCTACGTGAAATTAATAACGGAGAATCGATAATATGCAATGAGCTTAATTTGCAGTTTAACGAGTGCCTCTTATAGGTGAGGCTTTTTTctatataagtatcaaaatgtttgttacgtcgcgtgataTAAACCGTGCGACGTCCCTCGTTATTGGGTCGCTAAGGGTCCGctgacccaccataaacttaggCTTTAATTTAAGTAATTTTAGATGCTCCTATTCATCTTTAACGTGCAAATCCTTAAATGTTTTCGGTTTATGGCCGCGCGGTTTAtatcacgcgacgtaacaacgTTGATAATCTCCCACGTTTTATAATCGTACTATTGGTTAATACCTCGGTATTCCAGATGATAACAGTTCCATCTAAGGAGCAGGAGGCAAGCATACGACCACAAGGACTAAATTCCACATGGTTTATACTATATTTATGACCATCCAACGGGCTATAAGATTTCTCTTGAAATTTCGTAATAATTTCGGCATTGGCTCCCTCTTCGGTCTCAATGCTCCAAACTCGTATCAACTTGTCCCTGAGTATTTATCATAATTAAGCAGTGAAAGAAATAATGCAATACAGAATATTCTACACAACTGGACCAAACAATATGCATTATTATAAATCATTTTGTTTAGCCGAATGACATTTTTGTCATTCATATCTTCTACCGTCTTAGAATTGCTGCTTAGTCCGGTTGCATaatacaccctgtatatttctAACCTAGTAATATCTTACAGGTTTGGgtgttatttatataaaatattaaaaaaatgataTCTCGTATACTGAATTATTTAACTATGTTAGATATGACTAACCCAGATCCAGAAGCGATAAGATGATTTCCGTAGAAAGCTACGCTGTTTATTACTCCACCGTGCTCTTCTAATCTTTGAATTAGTTGAACGTCATTAACAGATGTTTCCGCGTTTTTCATTACAGTTTGTTCATATTCGACGCTCTAGGGGTAAGGTGAGGAAGTTTCATTTTACCAAACTCTATAGACGTGTAATTATTTACGTGTACGATTCAAATGATGGAAGGGTATAATTAGCCTAGTAGATGTGGTAATTGGTGTAATAGAAGCGATATAGTGCGACCGTGAAATCGATCAGTGGTTAAAGTTTGCAACTTTCCATGTCCGCAACAAAAAATTAGAGATTTATTGGGAATCATAAAGAAGATCTAGAGCTTCGTTTATTGCTCGTACTcgttacatatatttatatctcaCCTCTTCGTGATTATCTAAAAATAAGGCAGGTGTAAATCGTCGTGCGAGTTCCGAGTCGAAGCATAAGTTTCCTTTAAGATCCCAAACAATTACGGATTTATCGTTGGAACCTGTAGCTAATAAATTTCCATCTCTCGAGAACGCACAACATGCTACATATCTGTTGTGTCCTGTTGTTATCGCCATCACTTTTCCGGTATCCTGAAAAATATCGGAATAAAAAGGTTGGGGGATGAAATAAAAAAGCTAATGATCATAAGCGTTATCAATACGATTAATTCACGAAACAGCATAAATAACTTATATAATGTTAACGAATCCAATATAaatgaaacaccctgtatatgtaaATGTCTATAGAAGTTTCACGAAATAATCAAGTTAAGAAATTATGTACATAGGTCAATCTACAAATAAGTTATTCCAACTTCCGTTCTAAAGAGCATAATTATATGGTTACCACTGTACATATAGATGCATATATACAGCGTAAATATCATAGTAATGCATTTACTTTGTGCGATAAGGGGGACTTTACGTATTGTGCGATAGTTATCTCTtatcttttttgtttcataccGTTTCCCAGATTACCGCTGTTTTGTCGAGGCCGCTACTAGCGATGAATAATCCGTTTGCATTGAAACAAACACAAGTTAAGGCACTACTGTGTTTTTCCATGATTCTGGACAGGCTTATTTTCACGGTGGATGTTTCGCATTTCGACTGTATCACAGTAACCTCCCATAATTTTACGTAATGATCATTACCGCAAGTAACTAGTTGGTACACTTTTGTGAATGGTTCGTTAGCTAAACACGAAACAGTTCATACACTGGTAATTTTAACAGTAAACATAAAATTTGTAGTGATCGAAGTCGATCGAATTCGTGGCTTAGATCGTTTTTGAAAGACGATTGTAAGTTTTATAACTTTTTATGTACCTATAATCTTTTGGCAAGTTGAAAAGTCGCAAGATACGACACCTAAATCATGAGCATCATCAATTGAGGCGAGGGCAGTAATCGCTTGGTTGTCGGTAAAGCACGAGTCGATGATATCGCTGGTGGCGAATAATTTCATGACACCAAACGTACAAGTAGTTACTAACCAACTGGTATCCGGTGAAAAGCATACGCTCTGCACAGCACCTTCATGTTTTTGAAAATATCTGTACGCGAATTCGAATTGTTACTGCCCGATTCGTCGAATACTCGGATATATAGAAGGTATCAGGAGAATAAAATGAATCTCACCTAACTAGATTGCGTCGAATCAAATCCCAAAGACAAACCTGCCCATTATCTCCGGCAGTTGCAAGTAACGTTGAATCGGGTGAAAATCTGCAAACTCTTACAGTTTCTCCGCCTACTTGAACCATCGTATGAATTTTTGTTCCTGTCTGCAAAGGATATCACGATACCTCTTTCGTACATCTTTATAATAATTGCTAATGGCGGCGTGAGGATTTAgtgcatatgtacatacgtgtatatAGGAATCTGTATCTTACAGACGTATGAATTGCCAAAACTGGGATTTCATATTTGAGATTCACCACTTTTTCCCCATGATATCAAATTTCATTTCGATCTTACTAACTCGTAATTAACTTACTCGTAAATTCCATAGCAACGTTGTCCCATCTATACTAGCCGAAGCTAGCATCGTCGATTGTGGGCTCACTTTGACAGATGTAACTCCGTATTTGTGCCCCTGCAACGGCGAAAAATATGCCTCTACGTACCCTTCGCCTGATCGCCATTGCCAAACTCTGACACGTTTATCTCTGAAAAGAGCATATACAAGCCCATATCAGCTTAATTACTGTAACTGGAAATAAGTATACCTGTGTAATTGGACTTAAGCAACGAAAAGTACAACTTAATGTTCTATTATATAACTTATTTaacttattatataatatatattatataatttaacgaGGAGTATATATCAATCATATTAAACAGTAATATAACACAATATAGGGGATGGATTGATCGATATTATGAAAGATAATCTATACTGTGATTTAGcgttgaaaatgaaaattatgtgATTTTAGAAAAACCAATTCGAGAAAAGCAATTCGAGATAAACCCGTACAACTACAATTGTTTATTTGACAAAAAATTCATTTACATATAAACCCCTTAACTTTGATAACTTTCTTACCCAGATCCAGTTACAAGTACGCAATCGCTCGCAAAATCAATACTCGTAACGTCACTGGTGTGTGACGTTAAAGTTTGCAGAGTTTGTACGTCTCCTATCGTGGTGGTCATCTTCATATAtgattttgttattaatttctTTCATATACCTATAATATTAGCCTGGAGCAacgtacgatatatcgtaaaaagcAAGATAAGTAAGAAGTAGAATCAAATATAACTATTTCGttcttatatttatacatattattgATATGctattaacaaaatattttacttaCATAGTATGCAACACATCATCTTATTCGTTTTCGTCTGCAACATTAAAAgcacttgaaatatttttgtgcgaattacctTAACTTTTTTATTGTAAGCTACAGTGCAAATCGTTTCGTGACACAAGTAGTTGTGGACATAATGTCATAAGCAAAATATGAAGAATACGCGGTGTAAAGAAACGTGGAATAACCGTGACCTTGACATTgttcaatatattatatatatataagtacgcGTGTATGTACGTGGATTCACTGGATAGGATATATGTAGTAccgtaattgaaataaaaaaggaatCGGATGAAGTAAAAAGAAAACATATATAAAAGATTATTGGGAATAATTTTATACCGTAATCGTCGTGTCATACAAATTGTACAAGTTTTCAATCTCTCactgtgaaaatattactttgAAGGAAATAATACATAAAGAAATACGATAAGAAATTACTTACGTTAATAAATGAATCGATGCAATTTGAAATCAAATACTAAGATTTATTGGAACGATAGATTCGATCATAATATGTTGCATACTTGCTAAAGAAGATTTATTTCGGTAATGTATCACATGCTGTCTCTTTCAGGTAAGAAACGAAACTCATAAAACATCAAGTTCTGCGTACAAAGCATTCTACAACGATAATATGTCAACGCATGTCTACTAAGGCTATAAAATCGATAAGTATGAAGTTTAAACGACTATAAGCAAACTGGTTTGGTCATCCgcaaatagaatatttaaaaagcTATTACTTAAATGATTATTtggataaaatattatttcaaatagtaaatatatAGATTATTTTCTTTTAGATTACGtgttattttgaaaatatattttatttgattaaaaatatttttaaaataccaggaatattaaaaatattggagctgtatttgaatatatattttgaaatattttgttttaatttatCTTCTCTTTATTCGCAACAATCAAATATTATTTCCGAAGATTATGTTTGCTCAATATCCCCATTAGCGAAAATAGTTTCTTAATCTCTTGatcttataaaaatatatatataatcactTTTCTTTCATAAAAAATCTCACTGATGATATAGCTAACAATAACAGCAATATGCAGAATTAGGATTATTGTTAGGGAATAGTGATTCGTGAACTcgaagttttatttattaaattatttttaaaatatcaagTTGATTCTGCCATCTGCCTCAGTTGGAAGACTGTTTAGTTTCGAAATAATAACATGTATGTACATGTACGAgaaaataacatgaaatatcctatcattttttttttttattgaatagTAATGAAATTCTGtgagaaaatttaatttatacatttatgtcacattaattaataaatattaataaagtaTAGTATATTCATAACATGatatgaaatagaaaatatgttatattaatactaaaatatgtaagaaaataaaaatatttacaaaatgtttaatattttagCTTATAATTCATATTGATATAACTATACAaaacatttttcaaaaaattatagGTAATGGTGTTGACATAGTGGCAAGCCTTGATGATTGTGCTATCCTAGGACTACGTGGTGATTTATGTAATTGCAATTGTGATGATTCTGAAGTTGTTGGTGTTTTTGGTAATCGTAAATTTTTCCTTAGTGGCTTAGCAGGTGTTCGTATTGATCTTCTCCTTTTAGATTTACTTGCATTTGCTAATACCTTTTCTGGCAATAAAGAACTTCGTAGTTCTTTCTTATCCTCTAAGTGTTCTTCAAATTTACTATATGTTGTGTCAGTAGCTGTTGAACTTTGTAACATGGAATTCTCGTTTTTATGACTATTTTTTGATTTCAATGCTTTTTTAGAA is a window of Bombus affinis isolate iyBomAffi1 chromosome 12, iyBomAffi1.2, whole genome shotgun sequence DNA encoding:
- the LOC126922362 gene encoding WD repeat, SAM and U-box domain-containing protein 1-like isoform X1, whose product is MKMTTTIGDVQTLQTLTSHTSDVTSIDFASDCVLVTGSGDKRVRVWQWRSGEGYVEAYFSPLQGHKYGVTSVKVSPQSTMLASASIDGTTLLWNLRTGTKIHTMVQVGGETVRVCRFSPDSTLLATAGDNGQVCLWDLIRRNLVRYFQKHEGAVQSVCFSPDTSWLVTTCTFGVMKLFATSDIIDSCFTDNQAITALASIDDAHDLGVVSCDFSTCQKIIANEPFTKVYQLVTCGNDHYVKLWEVTVIQSKCETSTVKISLSRIMEKHSSALTCVCFNANGLFIASSGLDKTAVIWETDTGKVMAITTGHNRYVACCAFSRDGNLLATGSNDKSVIVWDLKGNLCFDSELARRFTPALFLDNHEESVEYEQTVMKNAETSVNDVQLIQRLEEHGGVINSVAFYGNHLIASGSGDKLIRVWSIETEEGANAEIITKFQEKSYSPLDGHKYSINHVEFSPCGRMLASCSLDGTVIIWNTENGSQAKSSFVNSGSGIRVCRWSPDGTKIATAGDDERTTLWDVNNMEELCIFSGHADAINAIAFTHDSCYLITACNEGTWRLFQISDNTNCEALIICGEAHDLGVQGCDFCPTSNFITNGRSENTISNKHSYLLATGGNDSLVKLWEITIDKVNVISSGSSGSSSGDVRYKERRSFAGHGGNVTCVRFPPIQSEILGSVATDRTARIWNVYSGTCLYVLEEHESLVTGCAFSQDTSLFITGALDKTVLIWKIPQQLISQNILINNLKNNRKRVADWKIDDTLRWLDEIGLSILIKKANTISLTGRHLLSLSENELTNRLDIEQDEETAEAFKTQLYWLKREDNNSSEIPIDDSEISHEFLCPITHEIMKEPVQCSDGFTYEKAAINEWFLCGKYTSPMTNKPLRDTSFTPNIILRNAIYTFLHGNRPTDDN
- the LOC126922362 gene encoding WD repeat, SAM and U-box domain-containing protein 1-like isoform X4, whose protein sequence is MVQVGGETVRVCRFSPDSTLLATAGDNGQVCLWDLIRRNLVRYFQKHEGAVQSVCFSPDTSWLVTTCTFGVMKLFATSDIIDSCFTDNQAITALASIDDAHDLGVVSCDFSTCQKIIANEPFTKVYQLVTCGNDHYVKLWEVTVIQSKCETSTVKISLSRIMEKHSSALTCVCFNANGLFIASSGLDKTAVIWETDTGKVMAITTGHNRYVACCAFSRDGNLLATGSNDKSVIVWDLKGNLCFDSELARRFTPALFLDNHEESVEYEQTVMKNAETSVNDVQLIQRLEEHGGVINSVAFYGNHLIASGSGDKLIRVWSIETEEGANAEIITKFQEKSYSPLDGHKYSINHVEFSPCGRMLASCSLDGTVIIWNTENGSQAKSSFVNSGSGIRVCRWSPDGTKIATAGDDERTTLWDVNNMEELCIFSGHADAINAIAFTHDSCYLITACNEGTWRLFQISDNTNCEALIICGEAHDLGVQGCDFCPTSNFITNGRSENTISNKHSYLLATGGNDSLVKLWEITIDKVNVISSGSSGSSSGDVRYKERRSFAGHGGNVTCVRFPPIQSEILGSVATDRTARIWNVYSGTCLYVLEEHESLVTGCAFSQDTSLFITGALDKTVLIWKIPQQLISQNILINNLKNNRKRVADWKIDDTLRWLDEIGLSILIKKANTISLTGRHLLSLSENELTNRLDIEQDEETAEAFKTQLYWLKREDNNSSEIPIDDSEISHEFLCPITHEIMKEPVQCSDGFTYEKAAINEWFLCGKYTSPMTNKPLRDTSFTPNIILRNAIYTFLHGNRPTDDN
- the LOC126922362 gene encoding WD repeat, SAM and U-box domain-containing protein 1-like isoform X2, producing the protein MKMTTTIGDVQTLQTLTSHTSDVTSIDFASDCVLVTGSGDKRVRVWQWRSGEGYVEAYFSPLQGHKYGVTSVKVSPQSTMLASASIDGTTLLWNLRTGTKIHTMVQVGGETVRVCRFSPDSTLLATAGDNGQVCLWDLIRRNLVRYFQKHEGAVQSVCFSPDTSWLVTTCTFGVMKLFATSDIIDSCFTDNQAITALASIDDAHDLGVVSCDFSTCQKIIANEPFTKVYQLVTCGNDHYVKLWEVTVIQSKCETSTVKISLSRIMEKHSSALTCVCFNANGLFIASSGLDKTAVIWETDTGKVMAITTGHNRYVACCAFSRDGNLLATGSNDKSIITKRDKLIRVWSIETEEGANAEIITKFQEKSYSPLDGHKYSINHVEFSPCGRMLASCSLDGTVIIWNTENGSQAKSSFVNSGSGIRVCRWSPDGTKIATAGDDERTTLWDVNNMEELCIFSGHADAINAIAFTHDSCYLITACNEGTWRLFQISDNTNCEALIICGEAHDLGVQGCDFCPTSNFITNGRSENTISNKHSYLLATGGNDSLVKLWEITIDKVNVISSGSSGSSSGDVRYKERRSFAGHGGNVTCVRFPPIQSEILGSVATDRTARIWNVYSGTCLYVLEEHESLVTGCAFSQDTSLFITGALDKTVLIWKIPQQLISQNILINNLKNNRKRVADWKIDDTLRWLDEIGLSILIKKANTISLTGRHLLSLSENELTNRLDIEQDEETAEAFKTQLYWLKREDNNSSEIPIDDSEISHEFLCPITHEIMKEPVQCSDGFTYEKAAINEWFLCGKYTSPMTNKPLRDTSFTPNIILRNAIYTFLHGNRPTDDN
- the LOC126922362 gene encoding WD repeat, SAM and U-box domain-containing protein 1-like isoform X3, which produces MLASASIDGTTLLWNLRTGTKIHTMVQVGGETVRVCRFSPDSTLLATAGDNGQVCLWDLIRRNLVRYFQKHEGAVQSVCFSPDTSWLVTTCTFGVMKLFATSDIIDSCFTDNQAITALASIDDAHDLGVVSCDFSTCQKIIANEPFTKVYQLVTCGNDHYVKLWEVTVIQSKCETSTVKISLSRIMEKHSSALTCVCFNANGLFIASSGLDKTAVIWETDTGKVMAITTGHNRYVACCAFSRDGNLLATGSNDKSVIVWDLKGNLCFDSELARRFTPALFLDNHEESVEYEQTVMKNAETSVNDVQLIQRLEEHGGVINSVAFYGNHLIASGSGDKLIRVWSIETEEGANAEIITKFQEKSYSPLDGHKYSINHVEFSPCGRMLASCSLDGTVIIWNTENGSQAKSSFVNSGSGIRVCRWSPDGTKIATAGDDERTTLWDVNNMEELCIFSGHADAINAIAFTHDSCYLITACNEGTWRLFQISDNTNCEALIICGEAHDLGVQGCDFCPTSNFITNGRSENTISNKHSYLLATGGNDSLVKLWEITIDKVNVISSGSSGSSSGDVRYKERRSFAGHGGNVTCVRFPPIQSEILGSVATDRTARIWNVYSGTCLYVLEEHESLVTGCAFSQDTSLFITGALDKTVLIWKIPQQLISQNILINNLKNNRKRVADWKIDDTLRWLDEIGLSILIKKANTISLTGRHLLSLSENELTNRLDIEQDEETAEAFKTQLYWLKREDNNSSEIPIDDSEISHEFLCPITHEIMKEPVQCSDGFTYEKAAINEWFLCGKYTSPMTNKPLRDTSFTPNIILRNAIYTFLHGNRPTDDN